In the genome of Candidatus Zixiibacteriota bacterium, one region contains:
- a CDS encoding redoxin domain-containing protein, translating to MNDKKFTVIFAILLGLFIVQHLLIKQPELFQRDEPKAEFEDVQFELLDGGIEPLGYYKDKQPLVLLFWTENCNPCRLALDDLGRRSDELREAVDAEIITVASGMTAKEVQAIKAEWEIDLKIGLDPDLKIAEQLDIIRFPTLIVIKKDGELSGRFDSYKPDHYDDIDYYLDSENNSEVIDTTEVIIETEEKSGETESNPTE from the coding sequence ATGAATGATAAGAAGTTTACAGTTATTTTCGCCATTCTGCTGGGACTTTTCATAGTACAGCACCTGCTTATCAAACAACCCGAACTGTTTCAGCGTGATGAGCCAAAGGCAGAATTCGAGGATGTCCAGTTCGAGCTTCTGGATGGCGGCATCGAGCCGCTCGGTTATTACAAAGACAAACAACCTCTGGTGTTGTTGTTCTGGACCGAAAACTGCAATCCCTGCCGTCTGGCGTTAGATGATCTCGGTCGGCGAAGCGATGAACTCAGAGAGGCTGTCGATGCCGAGATTATTACGGTTGCGAGTGGAATGACTGCCAAAGAGGTTCAAGCTATCAAAGCCGAATGGGAGATCGATTTGAAGATCGGCCTCGATCCCGATCTGAAAATTGCCGAGCAACTGGATATAATCCGCTTTCCAACCCTGATAGTAATCAAAAAAGATGGCGAACTGAGCGGTCGGTTTGATTCATACAAGCCGGACCATTACGACGATATTGATTATTATCTGGACAGCGAAAACAACTCGGAAGTAATTGACACAACAGAGGTAATCATAGAAACAGAGGAGAAGTCGGGTGAAACTGAGAGCAATCCGACTGAATAG
- a CDS encoding ATP-binding cassette domain-containing protein: protein MMSEELAIKIENLEKTYPGRTAKEKIRALDGISLEVKRGEIFGFLGPNGAGKTTTIHTLMNFIFPTAGKAEIFGLPVTDPESRRRIGFLPELFNFDKFLKGKKLLEYMGSLAGLDRETVHSRGKEILGFLDLKQGFERKVKTFSKGMTQKMGLAQALLTDPDLLILDEPTSGMDPIAKARIKDFFLKLKDQGKTIFLSSHILSDVQKTADRVAIINQGRLIRVDTMEHLLKRPDETEIVFSLNPDRATKFETTWQLESMGENTYRASVYGKEKKARLIAELSGSGADIISLKPRSMELEEIFMQLVENGSEAD from the coding sequence GTGATGTCTGAAGAGCTGGCGATAAAAATAGAAAACCTCGAAAAGACTTACCCCGGACGTACCGCTAAGGAAAAGATTCGTGCTCTCGATGGTATCAGTTTGGAGGTCAAACGGGGTGAGATATTTGGCTTTTTGGGGCCCAATGGCGCTGGCAAAACGACCACGATTCATACCCTGATGAACTTCATTTTTCCCACAGCCGGAAAAGCCGAAATCTTCGGATTGCCGGTGACCGACCCGGAAAGCCGGAGACGGATCGGTTTTCTGCCGGAGCTGTTCAATTTCGATAAATTCCTGAAGGGCAAAAAATTGCTGGAATACATGGGGTCTTTGGCCGGGCTCGACCGCGAGACTGTGCATTCGCGAGGTAAAGAGATCCTGGGGTTTCTCGATCTTAAACAGGGTTTCGAACGCAAGGTCAAGACTTTTTCGAAGGGTATGACTCAGAAGATGGGGTTAGCGCAGGCGCTTCTGACAGACCCCGATCTCTTGATTCTGGATGAGCCGACTTCAGGTATGGACCCGATCGCCAAAGCCAGGATCAAGGACTTTTTTTTGAAACTAAAAGATCAGGGTAAAACGATCTTTCTGAGTTCTCATATCCTTTCGGATGTGCAGAAAACCGCCGATCGGGTAGCTATCATCAACCAGGGCAGGCTGATCAGGGTCGATACGATGGAGCATCTGCTGAAACGTCCCGATGAAACCGAGATAGTCTTTTCGCTCAATCCGGACAGGGCGACCAAGTTCGAGACTACCTGGCAACTCGAAAGCATGGGTGAGAACACTTACCGTGCAAGTGTTTACGGAAAAGAGAAGAAAGCCAGGCTGATCGCTGAACTGTCAGGTTCGGGGGCGGATATAATTTCACTCAAACCGCGCAGTATGGAACTGGAAGAAATCTTTATGCAGTTGGTGGAAAATGGATCTGAAGCAGATTAA
- a CDS encoding ABC transporter permease subunit, whose translation MDLKQINTISNHKFAKLMRSKIYWLFFVVGLGILLMSMIPLLVAEEFAQSGMAMIFISQFAQAYTVFGLFASIALGSIVLIQDIRDGTMFTFLARPISRSDFIMGKIIGAFKLIMVFWVFQIIYFSIFLYAVTDYGISTNIILTFIFDLMFYLMMISVTAFFSILTGPIWAALIVLVIHFLPVIAKGLMQFEWGIWTTIFKVIYFAGPEFNVLSNWDSLIGATLLYDASILQKLAYFFTLLLVVVLPTFKIFTARNLTPKD comes from the coding sequence ATGGATCTGAAGCAGATTAATACCATAAGCAATCACAAGTTCGCCAAACTGATGCGTTCGAAAATCTACTGGCTCTTTTTCGTTGTCGGTTTGGGGATTTTGTTGATGTCGATGATTCCGCTTCTGGTGGCCGAAGAATTCGCGCAGAGCGGGATGGCGATGATATTTATTTCCCAGTTCGCTCAAGCCTACACGGTATTCGGACTGTTCGCCTCGATAGCGCTCGGGTCAATCGTTTTGATCCAGGATATCCGCGACGGTACCATGTTCACGTTTTTGGCACGGCCGATTTCACGTTCCGATTTCATAATGGGAAAAATCATCGGCGCTTTTAAACTGATTATGGTTTTCTGGGTTTTTCAGATCATCTATTTTTCCATATTTTTGTACGCGGTTACCGATTACGGTATCTCGACTAATATCATCCTGACTTTCATCTTCGATCTGATGTTTTACCTGATGATGATCAGCGTGACCGCCTTTTTCTCGATCCTCACCGGTCCGATCTGGGCCGCCCTGATCGTGCTGGTTATCCACTTTTTACCCGTGATCGCTAAAGGCTTGATGCAATTCGAATGGGGTATCTGGACCACGATATTCAAGGTAATCTACTTTGCGGGCCCTGAATTTAACGTGCTTTCAAACTGGGACAGTCTGATAGGAGCGACATTGCTCTACGATGCCTCGATTCTTCAGAAACTGGCTTACTTCTTTACCCTGCTTTTGGTGGTGGTCCTGCCGACTTTCAAGATCTTCACCGCGCGTAACCTGACTCCCAAGGATTAG